From Mus musculus strain C57BL/6J chromosome 8, GRCm38.p6 C57BL/6J, a single genomic window includes:
- the Kifc3 gene encoding kinesin-like protein KIFC3 isoform b (isoform b is encoded by transcript variant 2): MNVENTGGRLFGIGRCSSLSGAPGPDPVVHRTVEAMSQLQEELVVLRERLALHDSDRQATTTQLQNQVENLKEKLISQAQEVSRLRSELGGTDAEKHRDRLMVENEQLRQELRRCEVELQELRAQPVVPCEGCEHSQESSQLRDKLSQLQLEVAENKGMLSELNLEVQQKTDRLAEVELRLKDCLAEKAQEEERLSRRLRDSHETIASLRAQSPPVKYVIKTVEVESSKTKQALSESQTRNQHLQEQVAMQRQVLKEMEQQLQNSHQLTVQLRAQIAMYEAELERAHGQMLEEMQSLEEDKNRAIEEAFARAQVEMKAVHENLAGVRTNLLTLQPALRTLTNDYNGLKRQVRGFPLLLQEALRSVKAEIGQAIEEVNSNNQELLRKYRRELQLRKKCHNELVRLKGNIRVIARVRPVTKEDGEGPEATNAVTFDPDDDSIIHLLHKGKPVSFELDKVFQEVQALITSCIDGFNVCIFAYGQTGAGKTYTMEGTPENPGINQRALQLLFSEVQEKASDWQYNITVSAAEIYNEVLRDLLGKEPQEKLEIRLCPDGSGQLYVPGLTEFQVQSVDDINKVFEFGYNNRTTEFTNLNEHSSRSHALLIVTVRGVDCSTGLRTTGKLNLVDLAGSERVGKSGAEGNRLREAQHINRSLSALGDVIAALRSRQGHVPFRNSKLTYLLQDSLSGDSKTLMVVQVSPVEKNTSETLYSLRFAERVRSVELGPGSRRTELGSWSSQEHLEWEPACQTPQPTARAHSAPGSGTSSRPGSIRRKLQPSA; the protein is encoded by the exons GTGGAGAATCTAAAGGAAAAGCTCATTAGCCAGGCCCAGGAAGTGAGCCGACTGCGATCAGAACTG GGAGGCACGGACGCGGAGAAGCACAGGGACAGACTGATGGTGGAGAAtgagcagctgaggcaggagctgaggcgcTGTGAGGTCGAACTGCAGGAGCTTCGGGCCCAGCCGGTGGTGCCCTGCGAGGGCTGTGAGCACAGCCAG GAGAGCAGCCAGCTCCGTGACAAGCTGTCCCAGCTGCAGTTGGAAGTGGCTGAGAACAAAGGCATGCTGTCGGAACTGAACCTGGAGGTGCAGCAGAAAACGGACCGGCTGGCAGAGGTAGAGCTGCGCCTCAAGGACTGTCTGGCTGAGAAAGCCCAGGAGGAGGAACGGCTCAGCCGGCGCCTGCGTGACAGCCATGAGACTATCGCCAGTCTGAGGGCCCAGTCCCCACCTGTTAAG TATGTCATCAAGACAGTGGAGGTAGAGTCTTCCAAGACCAAGCAGGCCCTCAGCGAGTCCCAGACCCGGAACCAGCACCTGCAGGAGCAAGTGGCCATGCAGCGGCAGGTGCTGAAGGAGATGGAGCAGCAGCTACAGAACTCCCACCAGCTGACAGTCCAGTTGCGGGCTCAG ATTGCCATGTATGAGGCAGAGCTGGAGCGGGCACACGGGCAGATGCTGGAGGAGATGCAGTCCTTGGAGGAGGATAAGAACCGGGCCATTGAGGAGGCCTTTGCACGGGCCCAGGTGGAGATGAAGGCAGTACACGAGAACCTGGCAG GTGTCAGGACCAACCTGCTGACGCTGCAGCCTGCGCTGAGGACCCTCACCAACGACTACAATGGGCTCAAGCGGCAGGTGCGGGGCTTCCCCTTGCTGCTGCAGGAGGCTCTCAGGAGTGTCAAAGCTGAG ATCGGCCAGGCCATCGAGGAGGTTAATAGCAACAACCAGGAGCTGTTGCGCAAGTACCGCCGGGAACTACAGCTGCGCAAGAAATGCCATAACGAGCTGGTCCGGCTGAAGG GAAACATCCGGGTGATTGCCCGAGTCCGGCCAGTCACCAAGGAGGATGGAGAAGGACCCGAGGCAACCAATGCTGTGACCTTTGACCCTGATGATGACTCCATCATCCACCTGCTGCACAAGGGCAAGCCCGTGTCCTTCGAGCTGGACAAG GTGTTCCAGGAGGTGCAGGCCCTCATTACCTCCTGCATCGATGGCTTCAATGTCTGTATCTTTGCTTACGGCCAGACAGGTGCCGGCAAGACATATACAATGGAG GGGACTCCCGAGAACCCGGGCATCAACCAGCGGGCCCTGCAGCTGCTCTTCTCGGAGGTGCAGGAGAAGGCGTCTGACTGGCAGTACAACATCACCGTCAGCGCAGCTGAGATTTACAATGAAGTCCTCAG GGACCTGCTGGGGAAAGAGCCTCAGGAGAAGCTGGAGATCCGACTGTGCCCGGATGGCAGTGGGCAACTGTATGTGCCAGGGCTGACTGAGTTCCAGGTGCAGAGCGTGGATGACATCAACAAG GTGTTTGAGTTTGGCTACAACAACCGCACCACCGAGTTCACCAACCTGAACGAACACAGCTCCCGCTCCCACGCTCTGCTCATCGTGACAGTGAGAGGTGTGGATTGCAGCACAGGCCTCCGCACCACGG GGAAGCTGAACCTGGTGGACCTGGCTGGTTCAGAGCGTGTGGGCAAGTCGGGGGCTGAGGGCAACCGCCTGCGAGAGGCACAGCACATCAACAGGTCACTATCCGCCCTGGGGGACGTCATTGCTGCCCTGCGTTCTCGACAAGGCCATGTGCCCTTCCGCAATTCCAAACTCACCTACCTGCTGCAGGACTCACTCAGTGGTGACAGCAAGACCCTTATGGTGGTACAG GTGTCCCCAGTGGAGAAGAACACCAGCGAGACTCTGTACTCCCTCAGATTTGCTGAGAGGGTTCGCTCTGTGGAGTTGGGCCCTGGGTCCCGCCGCACAGAGCTGGGTTCCTGGTCAAGCCAGGAGCACCTGGAG TGGGAGCCGGCTTGCCAGACACCACAGCCTACAGCACGAGCCCACTCTGCCCCTGGCTCTGGGACCAGTAGCCGCCCAGGTTCCATCCGAAGGAAACTGCAGCCGTCAG CCTGA
- the Kifc3 gene encoding kinesin-like protein KIFC3 isoform X10, whose protein sequence is MSQLQEELVVLRERLALHDSDRQATTTQLQNQVENLKEKLISQAQEVSRLRSELGGTDAEKHRDRLMVENEQLRQELRRCEVELQELRAQPVVPCEGCEHSQESSQLRDKLSQLQLEVAENKGMLSELNLEVQQKTDRLAEVELRLKDCLAEKAQEEERLSRRLRDSHETIASLRAQSPPVKYVIKTVEVESSKTKQALSESQTRNQHLQEQVAMQRQVLKEMEQQLQNSHQLTVQLRAQIAMYEAELERAHGQMLEEMQSLEEDKNRAIEEAFARAQVEMKAVHENLAGVRTNLLTLQPALRTLTNDYNGLKRQVRGFPLLLQEALRSVKAEIGQAIEEVNSNNQELLRKYRRELQLRKKCHNELVRLKGNIRVIARVRPVTKEDGEGPEATNAVTFDPDDDSIIHLLHKGKPVSFELDKVFSPWASQQDVFQEVQALITSCIDGFNVCIFAYGQTGAGKTYTMEGTPENPGINQRALQLLFSEVQEKASDWQYNITVSAAEIYNEVLRDLLGKEPQEKLEIRLCPDGSGQLYVPGLTEFQVQSVDDINKVFEFGYNNRTTEFTNLNEHSSRSHALLIVTVRGVDCSTGLRTTGKLNLVDLAGSERVGKSGAEGNRLREAQHINRSLSALGDVIAALRSRQGHVPFRNSKLTYLLQDSLSGDSKTLMVVQVSPVEKNTSETLYSLRFAERVRSVELGPGSRRTELGSWSSQEHLEWEPACQTPQPTARAHSAPGSGTSSRPGSIRRKLQPSGKLRPVPV, encoded by the exons GTGGAGAATCTAAAGGAAAAGCTCATTAGCCAGGCCCAGGAAGTGAGCCGACTGCGATCAGAACTG GGAGGCACGGACGCGGAGAAGCACAGGGACAGACTGATGGTGGAGAAtgagcagctgaggcaggagctgaggcgcTGTGAGGTCGAACTGCAGGAGCTTCGGGCCCAGCCGGTGGTGCCCTGCGAGGGCTGTGAGCACAGCCAG GAGAGCAGCCAGCTCCGTGACAAGCTGTCCCAGCTGCAGTTGGAAGTGGCTGAGAACAAAGGCATGCTGTCGGAACTGAACCTGGAGGTGCAGCAGAAAACGGACCGGCTGGCAGAGGTAGAGCTGCGCCTCAAGGACTGTCTGGCTGAGAAAGCCCAGGAGGAGGAACGGCTCAGCCGGCGCCTGCGTGACAGCCATGAGACTATCGCCAGTCTGAGGGCCCAGTCCCCACCTGTTAAG TATGTCATCAAGACAGTGGAGGTAGAGTCTTCCAAGACCAAGCAGGCCCTCAGCGAGTCCCAGACCCGGAACCAGCACCTGCAGGAGCAAGTGGCCATGCAGCGGCAGGTGCTGAAGGAGATGGAGCAGCAGCTACAGAACTCCCACCAGCTGACAGTCCAGTTGCGGGCTCAG ATTGCCATGTATGAGGCAGAGCTGGAGCGGGCACACGGGCAGATGCTGGAGGAGATGCAGTCCTTGGAGGAGGATAAGAACCGGGCCATTGAGGAGGCCTTTGCACGGGCCCAGGTGGAGATGAAGGCAGTACACGAGAACCTGGCAG GTGTCAGGACCAACCTGCTGACGCTGCAGCCTGCGCTGAGGACCCTCACCAACGACTACAATGGGCTCAAGCGGCAGGTGCGGGGCTTCCCCTTGCTGCTGCAGGAGGCTCTCAGGAGTGTCAAAGCTGAG ATCGGCCAGGCCATCGAGGAGGTTAATAGCAACAACCAGGAGCTGTTGCGCAAGTACCGCCGGGAACTACAGCTGCGCAAGAAATGCCATAACGAGCTGGTCCGGCTGAAGG GAAACATCCGGGTGATTGCCCGAGTCCGGCCAGTCACCAAGGAGGATGGAGAAGGACCCGAGGCAACCAATGCTGTGACCTTTGACCCTGATGATGACTCCATCATCCACCTGCTGCACAAGGGCAAGCCCGTGTCCTTCGAGCTGGACAAGGTCTTCTCCCCGTGGGCTTCCCAGCAGGAC GTGTTCCAGGAGGTGCAGGCCCTCATTACCTCCTGCATCGATGGCTTCAATGTCTGTATCTTTGCTTACGGCCAGACAGGTGCCGGCAAGACATATACAATGGAG GGGACTCCCGAGAACCCGGGCATCAACCAGCGGGCCCTGCAGCTGCTCTTCTCGGAGGTGCAGGAGAAGGCGTCTGACTGGCAGTACAACATCACCGTCAGCGCAGCTGAGATTTACAATGAAGTCCTCAG GGACCTGCTGGGGAAAGAGCCTCAGGAGAAGCTGGAGATCCGACTGTGCCCGGATGGCAGTGGGCAACTGTATGTGCCAGGGCTGACTGAGTTCCAGGTGCAGAGCGTGGATGACATCAACAAG GTGTTTGAGTTTGGCTACAACAACCGCACCACCGAGTTCACCAACCTGAACGAACACAGCTCCCGCTCCCACGCTCTGCTCATCGTGACAGTGAGAGGTGTGGATTGCAGCACAGGCCTCCGCACCACGG GGAAGCTGAACCTGGTGGACCTGGCTGGTTCAGAGCGTGTGGGCAAGTCGGGGGCTGAGGGCAACCGCCTGCGAGAGGCACAGCACATCAACAGGTCACTATCCGCCCTGGGGGACGTCATTGCTGCCCTGCGTTCTCGACAAGGCCATGTGCCCTTCCGCAATTCCAAACTCACCTACCTGCTGCAGGACTCACTCAGTGGTGACAGCAAGACCCTTATGGTGGTACAG GTGTCCCCAGTGGAGAAGAACACCAGCGAGACTCTGTACTCCCTCAGATTTGCTGAGAGGGTTCGCTCTGTGGAGTTGGGCCCTGGGTCCCGCCGCACAGAGCTGGGTTCCTGGTCAAGCCAGGAGCACCTGGAG TGGGAGCCGGCTTGCCAGACACCACAGCCTACAGCACGAGCCCACTCTGCCCCTGGCTCTGGGACCAGTAGCCGCCCAGGTTCCATCCGAAGGAAACTGCAGCCGTCAG GGAAGTTGAGGCCAGTGCCTGTGTGA
- the Kifc3 gene encoding kinesin-like protein KIFC3 isoform X9, giving the protein MNVENTGGRLFGIGRCSSLSGAPGPDPVVHRTVEAMSQLQEELVVLRERLALHDSDRQATTTQLQNQVENLKEKLISQAQEVSRLRSELGGTDAEKHRDRLMVENEQLRQELRRCEVELQELRAQPVVPCEGCEHSQESSQLRDKLSQLQLEVAENKGMLSELNLEVQQKTDRLAEVELRLKDCLAEKAQEEERLSRRLRDSHETIASLRAQSPPVKYVIKTVEVESSKTKQALSESQTRNQHLQEQVAMQRQVLKEMEQQLQNSHQLTVQLRAQIAMYEAELERAHGQMLEEMQSLEEDKNRAIEEAFARAQVEMKAVHENLAGVRTNLLTLQPALRTLTNDYNGLKRQVRGFPLLLQEALRSVKAEIGQAIEEVNSNNQELLRKYRRELQLRKKCHNELVRLKGNIRVIARVRPVTKEDGEGPEATNAVTFDPDDDSIIHLLHKGKPVSFELDKVFSPWASQQDVFQEVQALITSCIDGFNVCIFAYGQTGAGKTYTMEGTPENPGINQRALQLLFSEVQEKASDWQYNITVSAAEIYNEVLRDLLGKEPQEKLEIRLCPDGSGQLYVPGLTEFQVQSVDDINKVFEFGYNNRTTEFTNLNEHSSRSHALLIVTVRGVDCSTGLRTTGKLNLVDLAGSERVGKSGAEGNRLREAQHINRSLSALGDVIAALRSRQGHVPFRNSKLTYLLQDSLSGDSKTLMVVQVSPVEKNTSETLYSLRFAERVRSVELGPGSRRTELGSWSSQEHLEWEPACQTPQPTARAHSAPGSGTSSRPGSIRRKLQPSGKLRPVPV; this is encoded by the exons GTGGAGAATCTAAAGGAAAAGCTCATTAGCCAGGCCCAGGAAGTGAGCCGACTGCGATCAGAACTG GGAGGCACGGACGCGGAGAAGCACAGGGACAGACTGATGGTGGAGAAtgagcagctgaggcaggagctgaggcgcTGTGAGGTCGAACTGCAGGAGCTTCGGGCCCAGCCGGTGGTGCCCTGCGAGGGCTGTGAGCACAGCCAG GAGAGCAGCCAGCTCCGTGACAAGCTGTCCCAGCTGCAGTTGGAAGTGGCTGAGAACAAAGGCATGCTGTCGGAACTGAACCTGGAGGTGCAGCAGAAAACGGACCGGCTGGCAGAGGTAGAGCTGCGCCTCAAGGACTGTCTGGCTGAGAAAGCCCAGGAGGAGGAACGGCTCAGCCGGCGCCTGCGTGACAGCCATGAGACTATCGCCAGTCTGAGGGCCCAGTCCCCACCTGTTAAG TATGTCATCAAGACAGTGGAGGTAGAGTCTTCCAAGACCAAGCAGGCCCTCAGCGAGTCCCAGACCCGGAACCAGCACCTGCAGGAGCAAGTGGCCATGCAGCGGCAGGTGCTGAAGGAGATGGAGCAGCAGCTACAGAACTCCCACCAGCTGACAGTCCAGTTGCGGGCTCAG ATTGCCATGTATGAGGCAGAGCTGGAGCGGGCACACGGGCAGATGCTGGAGGAGATGCAGTCCTTGGAGGAGGATAAGAACCGGGCCATTGAGGAGGCCTTTGCACGGGCCCAGGTGGAGATGAAGGCAGTACACGAGAACCTGGCAG GTGTCAGGACCAACCTGCTGACGCTGCAGCCTGCGCTGAGGACCCTCACCAACGACTACAATGGGCTCAAGCGGCAGGTGCGGGGCTTCCCCTTGCTGCTGCAGGAGGCTCTCAGGAGTGTCAAAGCTGAG ATCGGCCAGGCCATCGAGGAGGTTAATAGCAACAACCAGGAGCTGTTGCGCAAGTACCGCCGGGAACTACAGCTGCGCAAGAAATGCCATAACGAGCTGGTCCGGCTGAAGG GAAACATCCGGGTGATTGCCCGAGTCCGGCCAGTCACCAAGGAGGATGGAGAAGGACCCGAGGCAACCAATGCTGTGACCTTTGACCCTGATGATGACTCCATCATCCACCTGCTGCACAAGGGCAAGCCCGTGTCCTTCGAGCTGGACAAGGTCTTCTCCCCGTGGGCTTCCCAGCAGGAC GTGTTCCAGGAGGTGCAGGCCCTCATTACCTCCTGCATCGATGGCTTCAATGTCTGTATCTTTGCTTACGGCCAGACAGGTGCCGGCAAGACATATACAATGGAG GGGACTCCCGAGAACCCGGGCATCAACCAGCGGGCCCTGCAGCTGCTCTTCTCGGAGGTGCAGGAGAAGGCGTCTGACTGGCAGTACAACATCACCGTCAGCGCAGCTGAGATTTACAATGAAGTCCTCAG GGACCTGCTGGGGAAAGAGCCTCAGGAGAAGCTGGAGATCCGACTGTGCCCGGATGGCAGTGGGCAACTGTATGTGCCAGGGCTGACTGAGTTCCAGGTGCAGAGCGTGGATGACATCAACAAG GTGTTTGAGTTTGGCTACAACAACCGCACCACCGAGTTCACCAACCTGAACGAACACAGCTCCCGCTCCCACGCTCTGCTCATCGTGACAGTGAGAGGTGTGGATTGCAGCACAGGCCTCCGCACCACGG GGAAGCTGAACCTGGTGGACCTGGCTGGTTCAGAGCGTGTGGGCAAGTCGGGGGCTGAGGGCAACCGCCTGCGAGAGGCACAGCACATCAACAGGTCACTATCCGCCCTGGGGGACGTCATTGCTGCCCTGCGTTCTCGACAAGGCCATGTGCCCTTCCGCAATTCCAAACTCACCTACCTGCTGCAGGACTCACTCAGTGGTGACAGCAAGACCCTTATGGTGGTACAG GTGTCCCCAGTGGAGAAGAACACCAGCGAGACTCTGTACTCCCTCAGATTTGCTGAGAGGGTTCGCTCTGTGGAGTTGGGCCCTGGGTCCCGCCGCACAGAGCTGGGTTCCTGGTCAAGCCAGGAGCACCTGGAG TGGGAGCCGGCTTGCCAGACACCACAGCCTACAGCACGAGCCCACTCTGCCCCTGGCTCTGGGACCAGTAGCCGCCCAGGTTCCATCCGAAGGAAACTGCAGCCGTCAG GGAAGTTGAGGCCAGTGCCTGTGTGA
- the Kifc3 gene encoding kinesin-like protein KIFC3 isoform h (isoform h is encoded by transcript variant 8) gives MSQLQEELVVLRERLALHDSDRQATTTQLQNQVENLKEKLISQAQEVSRLRSELGGTDAEKHRDRLMVENEQLRQELRRCEVELQELRAQPVVPCEGCEHSQESSQLRDKLSQLQLEVAENKGMLSELNLEVQQKTDRLAEVELRLKDCLAEKAQEEERLSRRLRDSHETIASLRAQSPPVKYVIKTVEVESSKTKQALSESQTRNQHLQEQVAMQRQVLKEMEQQLQNSHQLTVQLRAQIAMYEAELERAHGQMLEEMQSLEEDKNRAIEEAFARAQVEMKAVHENLAGVRTNLLTLQPALRTLTNDYNGLKRQVRGFPLLLQEALRSVKAEIGQAIEEVNSNNQELLRKYRRELQLRKKCHNELVRLKGNIRVIARVRPVTKEDGEGPEATNAVTFDPDDDSIIHLLHKGKPVSFELDKVFSPWASQQDVFQEVQALITSCIDGFNVCIFAYGQTGAGKTYTMEGTPENPGINQRALQLLFSEVQEKASDWQYNITVSAAEIYNEVLRDLLGKEPQEKLEIRLCPDGSGQLYVPGLTEFQVQSVDDINKVFEFGYNNRTTEFTNLNEHSSRSHALLIVTVRGVDCSTGLRTTGKLNLVDLAGSERVGKSGAEGNRLREAQHINRSLSALGDVIAALRSRQGHVPFRNSKLTYLLQDSLSGDSKTLMVVQVSPVEKNTSETLYSLRFAERVRSVELGPGSRRTELGSWSSQEHLEWEPACQTPQPTARAHSAPGSGTSSRPGSIRRKLQPSA, from the exons GTGGAGAATCTAAAGGAAAAGCTCATTAGCCAGGCCCAGGAAGTGAGCCGACTGCGATCAGAACTG GGAGGCACGGACGCGGAGAAGCACAGGGACAGACTGATGGTGGAGAAtgagcagctgaggcaggagctgaggcgcTGTGAGGTCGAACTGCAGGAGCTTCGGGCCCAGCCGGTGGTGCCCTGCGAGGGCTGTGAGCACAGCCAG GAGAGCAGCCAGCTCCGTGACAAGCTGTCCCAGCTGCAGTTGGAAGTGGCTGAGAACAAAGGCATGCTGTCGGAACTGAACCTGGAGGTGCAGCAGAAAACGGACCGGCTGGCAGAGGTAGAGCTGCGCCTCAAGGACTGTCTGGCTGAGAAAGCCCAGGAGGAGGAACGGCTCAGCCGGCGCCTGCGTGACAGCCATGAGACTATCGCCAGTCTGAGGGCCCAGTCCCCACCTGTTAAG TATGTCATCAAGACAGTGGAGGTAGAGTCTTCCAAGACCAAGCAGGCCCTCAGCGAGTCCCAGACCCGGAACCAGCACCTGCAGGAGCAAGTGGCCATGCAGCGGCAGGTGCTGAAGGAGATGGAGCAGCAGCTACAGAACTCCCACCAGCTGACAGTCCAGTTGCGGGCTCAG ATTGCCATGTATGAGGCAGAGCTGGAGCGGGCACACGGGCAGATGCTGGAGGAGATGCAGTCCTTGGAGGAGGATAAGAACCGGGCCATTGAGGAGGCCTTTGCACGGGCCCAGGTGGAGATGAAGGCAGTACACGAGAACCTGGCAG GTGTCAGGACCAACCTGCTGACGCTGCAGCCTGCGCTGAGGACCCTCACCAACGACTACAATGGGCTCAAGCGGCAGGTGCGGGGCTTCCCCTTGCTGCTGCAGGAGGCTCTCAGGAGTGTCAAAGCTGAG ATCGGCCAGGCCATCGAGGAGGTTAATAGCAACAACCAGGAGCTGTTGCGCAAGTACCGCCGGGAACTACAGCTGCGCAAGAAATGCCATAACGAGCTGGTCCGGCTGAAGG GAAACATCCGGGTGATTGCCCGAGTCCGGCCAGTCACCAAGGAGGATGGAGAAGGACCCGAGGCAACCAATGCTGTGACCTTTGACCCTGATGATGACTCCATCATCCACCTGCTGCACAAGGGCAAGCCCGTGTCCTTCGAGCTGGACAAGGTCTTCTCCCCGTGGGCTTCCCAGCAGGAC GTGTTCCAGGAGGTGCAGGCCCTCATTACCTCCTGCATCGATGGCTTCAATGTCTGTATCTTTGCTTACGGCCAGACAGGTGCCGGCAAGACATATACAATGGAG GGGACTCCCGAGAACCCGGGCATCAACCAGCGGGCCCTGCAGCTGCTCTTCTCGGAGGTGCAGGAGAAGGCGTCTGACTGGCAGTACAACATCACCGTCAGCGCAGCTGAGATTTACAATGAAGTCCTCAG GGACCTGCTGGGGAAAGAGCCTCAGGAGAAGCTGGAGATCCGACTGTGCCCGGATGGCAGTGGGCAACTGTATGTGCCAGGGCTGACTGAGTTCCAGGTGCAGAGCGTGGATGACATCAACAAG GTGTTTGAGTTTGGCTACAACAACCGCACCACCGAGTTCACCAACCTGAACGAACACAGCTCCCGCTCCCACGCTCTGCTCATCGTGACAGTGAGAGGTGTGGATTGCAGCACAGGCCTCCGCACCACGG GGAAGCTGAACCTGGTGGACCTGGCTGGTTCAGAGCGTGTGGGCAAGTCGGGGGCTGAGGGCAACCGCCTGCGAGAGGCACAGCACATCAACAGGTCACTATCCGCCCTGGGGGACGTCATTGCTGCCCTGCGTTCTCGACAAGGCCATGTGCCCTTCCGCAATTCCAAACTCACCTACCTGCTGCAGGACTCACTCAGTGGTGACAGCAAGACCCTTATGGTGGTACAG GTGTCCCCAGTGGAGAAGAACACCAGCGAGACTCTGTACTCCCTCAGATTTGCTGAGAGGGTTCGCTCTGTGGAGTTGGGCCCTGGGTCCCGCCGCACAGAGCTGGGTTCCTGGTCAAGCCAGGAGCACCTGGAG TGGGAGCCGGCTTGCCAGACACCACAGCCTACAGCACGAGCCCACTCTGCCCCTGGCTCTGGGACCAGTAGCCGCCCAGGTTCCATCCGAAGGAAACTGCAGCCGTCAG CCTGA
- the Kifc3 gene encoding kinesin-like protein KIFC3 isoform c (isoform c is encoded by transcript variant 3) — protein sequence MVENEQLRQELRRCEVELQELRAQPVVPCEGCEHSQESSQLRDKLSQLQLEVAENKGMLSELNLEVQQKTDRLAEVELRLKDCLAEKAQEEERLSRRLRDSHETIASLRAQSPPVKYVIKTVEVESSKTKQALSESQTRNQHLQEQVAMQRQVLKEMEQQLQNSHQLTVQLRAQIAMYEAELERAHGQMLEEMQSLEEDKNRAIEEAFARAQVEMKAVHENLAGVRTNLLTLQPALRTLTNDYNGLKRQVRGFPLLLQEALRSVKAEIGQAIEEVNSNNQELLRKYRRELQLRKKCHNELVRLKGNIRVIARVRPVTKEDGEGPEATNAVTFDPDDDSIIHLLHKGKPVSFELDKVFSPWASQQDVFQEVQALITSCIDGFNVCIFAYGQTGAGKTYTMEGTPENPGINQRALQLLFSEVQEKASDWQYNITVSAAEIYNEVLRDLLGKEPQEKLEIRLCPDGSGQLYVPGLTEFQVQSVDDINKVFEFGYNNRTTEFTNLNEHSSRSHALLIVTVRGVDCSTGLRTTGKLNLVDLAGSERVGKSGAEGNRLREAQHINRSLSALGDVIAALRSRQGHVPFRNSKLTYLLQDSLSGDSKTLMVVQVSPVEKNTSETLYSLRFAERVRSVELGPGSRRTELGSWSSQEHLEWEPACQTPQPTARAHSAPGSGTSSRPGSIRRKLQPSA from the exons ATGGTGGAGAAtgagcagctgaggcaggagctgaggcgcTGTGAGGTCGAACTGCAGGAGCTTCGGGCCCAGCCGGTGGTGCCCTGCGAGGGCTGTGAGCACAGCCAG GAGAGCAGCCAGCTCCGTGACAAGCTGTCCCAGCTGCAGTTGGAAGTGGCTGAGAACAAAGGCATGCTGTCGGAACTGAACCTGGAGGTGCAGCAGAAAACGGACCGGCTGGCAGAGGTAGAGCTGCGCCTCAAGGACTGTCTGGCTGAGAAAGCCCAGGAGGAGGAACGGCTCAGCCGGCGCCTGCGTGACAGCCATGAGACTATCGCCAGTCTGAGGGCCCAGTCCCCACCTGTTAAG TATGTCATCAAGACAGTGGAGGTAGAGTCTTCCAAGACCAAGCAGGCCCTCAGCGAGTCCCAGACCCGGAACCAGCACCTGCAGGAGCAAGTGGCCATGCAGCGGCAGGTGCTGAAGGAGATGGAGCAGCAGCTACAGAACTCCCACCAGCTGACAGTCCAGTTGCGGGCTCAG ATTGCCATGTATGAGGCAGAGCTGGAGCGGGCACACGGGCAGATGCTGGAGGAGATGCAGTCCTTGGAGGAGGATAAGAACCGGGCCATTGAGGAGGCCTTTGCACGGGCCCAGGTGGAGATGAAGGCAGTACACGAGAACCTGGCAG GTGTCAGGACCAACCTGCTGACGCTGCAGCCTGCGCTGAGGACCCTCACCAACGACTACAATGGGCTCAAGCGGCAGGTGCGGGGCTTCCCCTTGCTGCTGCAGGAGGCTCTCAGGAGTGTCAAAGCTGAG ATCGGCCAGGCCATCGAGGAGGTTAATAGCAACAACCAGGAGCTGTTGCGCAAGTACCGCCGGGAACTACAGCTGCGCAAGAAATGCCATAACGAGCTGGTCCGGCTGAAGG GAAACATCCGGGTGATTGCCCGAGTCCGGCCAGTCACCAAGGAGGATGGAGAAGGACCCGAGGCAACCAATGCTGTGACCTTTGACCCTGATGATGACTCCATCATCCACCTGCTGCACAAGGGCAAGCCCGTGTCCTTCGAGCTGGACAAGGTCTTCTCCCCGTGGGCTTCCCAGCAGGAC GTGTTCCAGGAGGTGCAGGCCCTCATTACCTCCTGCATCGATGGCTTCAATGTCTGTATCTTTGCTTACGGCCAGACAGGTGCCGGCAAGACATATACAATGGAG GGGACTCCCGAGAACCCGGGCATCAACCAGCGGGCCCTGCAGCTGCTCTTCTCGGAGGTGCAGGAGAAGGCGTCTGACTGGCAGTACAACATCACCGTCAGCGCAGCTGAGATTTACAATGAAGTCCTCAG GGACCTGCTGGGGAAAGAGCCTCAGGAGAAGCTGGAGATCCGACTGTGCCCGGATGGCAGTGGGCAACTGTATGTGCCAGGGCTGACTGAGTTCCAGGTGCAGAGCGTGGATGACATCAACAAG GTGTTTGAGTTTGGCTACAACAACCGCACCACCGAGTTCACCAACCTGAACGAACACAGCTCCCGCTCCCACGCTCTGCTCATCGTGACAGTGAGAGGTGTGGATTGCAGCACAGGCCTCCGCACCACGG GGAAGCTGAACCTGGTGGACCTGGCTGGTTCAGAGCGTGTGGGCAAGTCGGGGGCTGAGGGCAACCGCCTGCGAGAGGCACAGCACATCAACAGGTCACTATCCGCCCTGGGGGACGTCATTGCTGCCCTGCGTTCTCGACAAGGCCATGTGCCCTTCCGCAATTCCAAACTCACCTACCTGCTGCAGGACTCACTCAGTGGTGACAGCAAGACCCTTATGGTGGTACAG GTGTCCCCAGTGGAGAAGAACACCAGCGAGACTCTGTACTCCCTCAGATTTGCTGAGAGGGTTCGCTCTGTGGAGTTGGGCCCTGGGTCCCGCCGCACAGAGCTGGGTTCCTGGTCAAGCCAGGAGCACCTGGAG TGGGAGCCGGCTTGCCAGACACCACAGCCTACAGCACGAGCCCACTCTGCCCCTGGCTCTGGGACCAGTAGCCGCCCAGGTTCCATCCGAAGGAAACTGCAGCCGTCAG CCTGA